The Papio anubis isolate 15944 chromosome 10, Panubis1.0, whole genome shotgun sequence genome includes the window GTCTTACCACTGCCCAATCTCAATCCTGCACCCACCTACACCTGCACGCTCAGATGATAACCCAGCCCCACCCTTACCCCTTGCCCTTGTTCTGTGCTCACAGTTTCCAGGTGTCTGGATGGCCAGAGGTAGCTTCTGGCTGGTCAGCACCAGAGCAGAGATAAGGAACTCTAAGGATGGAGCCTGGACAAGAGGCAGCCTGTAGGAACAGCAGCCCCAGCAGGTCTGGAAATATGTGGCAGCCAACAAGGCTCCCCCAAACCTCTCCCACCCTTCAGGACTCTGCCCCCTCTCTCCAGGGAGGTTCCTCTCACCTGCTGCCCATCCAAGTTTGCAGGATGGTAGACACGCCACATGAAAAGAAGCTGGAGGCCAGGAGCTGAGAAGGGGAGTAAGAGAGTCCTCCTGGGGAGAGACTgcaaagcaggagcaggtggGAGACACAGAGCAGAGAAGCCATGACCAAGACATGCTGCAGGTGGAGGAATGGGGAGGGCAGTCTTCAGAGAAGTGGAAATACCTGCAATACTTCCAGAGGCTTTCACATCTACACCTACTTCCCCCCACACACCATCAGGCAGCACCAACtcctgcacctctgcctcctaccTGCAGAGCTAGAAGACAGCTGAGGCCCCAGGGCAGAGATCCACACAGAGGGTCCCAAGAGTGGGTGGAGGGATTCTGGGGAGCAGGTGGAGGCAGGGGAGCCAGGGCATCCTGGGAGCCCACTGATTGGAGTTGGTTGGGATTGAGGGGTGATCGGCTCATGCTGCCCTGCCTTTCGCTTTGTCTTGGCTGCCCAGGACCAGAGTTAAGTAGAAAGTAAGAGGTCAGAGTTTAGGTGAagcctggggtggggagaaggtggggagagggtgggagtgTCAATGAAGCGGAGCAAAGGTATAAGGAATTTGGGGCAGGGCACCGCCTTTTCACCTTTGCCCAGCTGTTGTGCAAATTCCATCAGCCATTAACTGGGGAGCTGAGTTCTGGGGCCCTCCTCCAAGAATCTTCTTCCAGATTTCCTGTCCCTAGACCAGGCTGTAGAAAGTAGGAtaggaggggtggggaggagaggagctCTTCAAAATAATCTGGGGAAATTTTGCAGACTTTATTCCCTCCCATTTAAAACCATCACTATTTGATCCACAGTCCTAACCCCTTGCAGTACCAAGGCCCCTGGACTACTTCAAAATGAAACTTGTGGggtgagtgtggtggctcatgcctgtaatcccaacactttgggaggccacactgggtgtatcacttgaggtcaggagttcaagaccagcctggcaacatggtaaaaccatctctactaaaaatacaaaacttagctggatgtggtggcacatgcctgtaatcccacctactcgggaggctgaggcacgagaattgcttgaacccagaaggcagaggtcgcagtgagctgagaccacaccactgcactccagcctgggtgacagaaggagactgtgtcaataaaaaaagaaaacaataaacttGCGGATAATATATCCTACATCACATGTGACAACCACAACTACCTGAAACGTGCTCACTGTGAAGAATAAAATTTATAGTAACATGTATTTCATTATGTGAAGGCTTAAGCACAACTAAACCAGAAGACAATAAAGTATAATGAAGTAGTCCAATCCCACACCCTATGAGAATCGCTGTGGTTGCAACAGCTGCAATGCCAGCTGATATTGGTGCTTTATTGGTGACTCTGATGTTGTAACCCGATTTTCCAAAATGCAAAGAAACTCTTGGTTAAAAGGTGCCAAGCAAAACaaagtcattttaatttacaAGGGAATGAATTCCTAGCAAACTGAGTGTTTTCAGAATGCTACAAACACTTTTACATGTGCAAAGATTGTTCTAGGCTCAGATAAATAGGGTTTTCATATACATAAAGCTAGTCATTCAAAAGTTGTCTTGGGAATTCTTCACAGCAAGGGAGGTCCGAGCATTTCAGGATGTCTAGCGTCCCGCCcaggttgatgaaatgccagtaGCATTCCCTCGAATCCTTTTGACAATGAAAAAATGGCCCATAAATTTCCAAAATGCTCCCGAGGGGGCAGAACCACCTCTTCCAAGGATCCTCAGCAGTCCCAAATACCCTCAGCCAAGCTGCCCAGattgttttccttcttccagTGACGACCCAGCCTTGGAGTTCTTCAAGTTCTTGGAATTGTTAAGCACCATGTGACCATCACCATGTGTCAGACCAGTTAGGAGGTCAGGAGAGAGAAGCGTCCTGGTGGCTTGCCTTCAGGAGCTCACAAGGCTCTGCTGGATACAACGCCTGGCCACTCTCCACGAGATGTGCTTCGGGATCCACAAGGAGAGTGCTCACCCAGAAAAAGTGACAGACGGCCAACTCAGGCACAGGACAGTCACCCTGTGTGTCCCATGGCACCCCAAGTTGAGCAGTACTAAGGGCCCAGGGTCCTAGGAGCAGGAACAAAGTTGGAAATGGGAGGCTATGCCTATCAAACGATAGGAAAGTCCTAAGATGAGGCTGAGAAAAGAGTTTGTGAGATGACAGGATCAGGAAGCAGGGAGGCTTGGATGGCAGATACAGGGAGGAAAGATCTTCAAGGGCTGCCGCCGAAGGAAAAGTCCAGGCCATGCAACTGAAACTGTTTATTGAAACCTCAGTTCTACAAAAGCGTGAAAAACCCTGATACAAAGCAGTGGCCAGAGAGGCCTGGGAAGAGAACACCCGGGAGAGGAACCAGAAGAGAAGGGAACCTAGGAGCAGGACACTAAGAGAAGACTGGATGACAAAAGGTCAGGGTTGAAGGTCCCAGCAGTCCTTGGCTCCATTAGACTAAAGCTAAGGAATGGGAGTGAAAAGGTTCCCTGCCTCATCCAGCAGCTCCCACCTGACCCCATCAGTCCCTGGCTCTTCTGCTTCAGGGACATCACATGGGCCCATGCCAACATATCCTTTCTCCTCTCACCCCACTTCCCTTATCTTCCACCTATACCCTTCCATCCTAGAGAACTCAAAAGTAAAAGTCCAGAAAATCCCAGGTAGGCAGAGAGGGGCTTCTCCTGTGTCCATCTGGGACATGTCCCTGGTCACCAAGCAGAAGTTCTCCCTGGCGCCATCACTGTCCTGGCCAAGCAGCCAGCCACTGAGATCTAGGAGTGACCTTCAGTCCTTCTGCCCCACCACCCCGTAAGCTCCCACCCAGGAGGACAGGGGACCTGCCAAGGACCCAGAGAGGCAGACAGGTTCTAAATCAAGCTTTGCTCCTCCAGGTTCTCGGAAACTCCCAAACCCTCTTCATGCATTCCTCGCAGCCGTACCTAGCCTGGGAAAATGAAAGACTTGAGGCGAGCCAGCTCCATGACACTGAAAAGGGAACATTGCTGAGGCTGAGGAAGTGACGGGGGCGCCGGGCTCCAAGGCCAGTGGGGAGCCAGGCCATAGGTATGGTACCAGGGGCTGGACAGCACAGTGGGGACTGTATGgttggggtggtggcaggcatgGCAGGTTGGGGAGTCTCTCTGGAGCTTCTGGCAAAGGTGGCAGTTATGAAGAAgagtgggaggggcaggggggTCTGGGGGAGGCAATGGTGGAGGAGTCAGTGAGGCCAGAAGACTGCCCCAGAGTGACCGCAGCCCTGTGCTGCCTTTCAGGCAGCTGGAGACATTAGCGGGAGACGGCAGGCATTGTGGCACAGAAGGTATGCAGGGCTCCAGGAGGCAATGGGAGGTCAGTCCAAGGTCAGGCGGCCCAGGTGTAGGGGTGCAGGACAGCCCCAAGGACTGATGTATTACGGCCACCGATGCCACAGCCAGGGCCACACTGCTCACATATGCCACAGCTAACAGGCAGGACAGCTGCAGGAGAGGAGGCAAAAAAGAAGGATTCTGTCTTTAACACATTCACCCCTTGTCTCTAGAAACTTGTGTTCCAGCTGGAGGTCTCTATAGCCATTTATACCCCACTCTGCCCATCTATTCCCAACCCCATATCCTGGGCCTTTCAGCAATCACTTCACACCAACCCACCCTACACACCGGCTTGCTCAAGCTCCCTATCCTTCCGAGCCTCTCCTCACCTTTACCAGCCGCTGGCAGAGGGAGCCCAGGGCCAACTGCCAGGTTGGCTGCTCCAGCAGCACACACAGGTCTGTGTAGGTATACCAGCCCCGCCGCTGTCCCTGCTGCTCAGCCACACTGGGGGAAGTGGAGAATGACAGAGTATGCAACTGTCCTACAGCCAGCCTAGTGGCATCCTCATACCACTCAGGACTCACCAGGAAACACTGGGAAGCTTGTTAAATCCAGATTCCTAGGCTATCTGCTGATCAGAAACTAAGGGTGAGACCAAGAcctatatcttatttttatttatttactttgttaagacaggatcttgctgtcttccaggctggagtgcagtagtgcaatcatagctcactgcagacttgacgtcctggactcaagtgatcctctcatctcagcctcctgagtagctgggattatgggtgtacACCACTAcaactggctaatatttttttctggtaggGTCAGgcgtcttgctatattgccca containing:
- the CNPPD1 gene encoding protein CNPPD1 isoform X2, encoding MDLTGLLLDEEGTFSLAGFQDFTFLPGHQKLSARIRRRLYYGWDWEADCSLEELSSPVADIAVELLQKAAPSPIRRLQKKYVAHVSREACISPCAMMLALVYIERLRHRNPDYLQHVSSSDLFLISMVRYPLPVSLESQEPAVNSAPPLLVPLQMVASKYLYDEGEEEEVFNDEWGAAGGVAVPTLNALERGFLSAMDWHLYTDPREIFEVLSWLESCVAEQQGQRRGWYTYTDLCVLLEQPTWQLALGSLCQRLVKLSCLLAVAYVSSVALAVASVAVIHQSLGLSCTPTPGPPDLGLTSHCLLEPCIPSVPQCLPSPANVSSCLKGSTGLRSLWGSLLASLTPPPLPPPDPPAPPTLLHNCHLCQKLQRDSPTCHACHHPNHTVPTVLSSPWYHTYGLAPHWPWSPAPPSLPQPQQCSLFSVMELARLKSFIFPG
- the CNPPD1 gene encoding protein CNPPD1 isoform X3, which encodes MHRAATGGAMDLTGLLLDEEGTFSLAGFQDFTFLPGHQKLSARIRRRLYYGWDWEADCSLEELSSPVADIAVELLQKAAPSPIRRLQKKYVAHVSREACISPCAMMLALVYIERLRHRNPDYLQHVSSSDLFLISMMVASKYLYDEGEEEEVFNDEWGAAGGVAVPTLNALERGFLSAMDWHLYTDPREIFEVLSWLESCVAEQQGQRRGWYTYTDLCVLLEQPTWQLALGSLCQRLVKLSCLLAVAYVSSVALAVASVAVIHQSLGLSCTPTPGPPDLGLTSHCLLEPCIPSVPQCLPSPANVSSCLKGSTGLRSLWGSLLASLTPPPLPPPDPPAPPTLLHNCHLCQKLQRDSPTCHACHHPNHTVPTVLSSPWYHTYGLAPHWPWSPAPPSLPQPQQCSLFSVMELARLKSFIFPG
- the CNPPD1 gene encoding protein CNPPD1 isoform X4, encoding MDLTGLLLDEEGTFSLAGFQDFTFLPGHQKLSARIRRRLYYGWDWEADCSLEELSSPVADIAVELLQKAAPSPIRRLQKKYVAHVSREACISPCAMMLALVYIERLRHRNPDYLQHVSSSDLFLISMMVASKYLYDEGEEEEVFNDEWGAAGGVAVPTLNALERGFLSAMDWHLYTDPREIFEVLSWLESCVAEQQGQRRGWYTYTDLCVLLEQPTWQLALGSLCQRLVKLSCLLAVAYVSSVALAVASVAVIHQSLGLSCTPTPGPPDLGLTSHCLLEPCIPSVPQCLPSPANVSSCLKGSTGLRSLWGSLLASLTPPPLPPPDPPAPPTLLHNCHLCQKLQRDSPTCHACHHPNHTVPTVLSSPWYHTYGLAPHWPWSPAPPSLPQPQQCSLFSVMELARLKSFIFPG